One stretch of Tepidibacter hydrothermalis DNA includes these proteins:
- a CDS encoding nitrogenase component 1, which translates to MKFYSKNITPDSLTGAVFALEGIKNSIVLLNSPTGCKFYHSAISDYQYTRQLEFDPLNYPEKFYFGQPRVPCTYLDKDDYVYGSKYKLEEILDFIKDKDTDLIAVINSPGASLIGDDLNGILYRKIKDKPYISIETTAFSQSFYKGFQNSLISLLKNLNLEEYHNNNEKTVNIIGVSIYDKYYEGDIKEIKRLLNLCNIKVNCVLCADTNFNTLKNINKASLNIVLYPELGIDIAEYLKQKYSISYFSFDKGLPIGFDLTEEFIKSICEIMNSDCTDFITEIEKARAKSYIHISRLNSLTGLPKGSTFSIESTSSKAYSYTNFLIEYFGMIPNCINFIEDDPNLFKNNLKSLLRDYSIEDVLNKNIYETKSDLVFSNGNTISQLKLNNHIFSGIEIDLPSLGYIDIIPKTHLGIKGSLLLVEQVLNGINF; encoded by the coding sequence ATGAAATTTTATTCAAAAAATATTACTCCAGATAGCCTAACAGGAGCAGTTTTTGCTTTAGAAGGAATAAAAAATTCTATAGTATTATTAAACTCTCCTACTGGATGTAAATTTTATCACAGTGCTATATCTGATTACCAGTATACAAGACAGCTTGAATTTGACCCTCTAAATTACCCTGAAAAATTCTACTTTGGTCAGCCTAGAGTTCCATGTACATACTTAGACAAAGATGATTATGTATATGGAAGTAAATATAAGCTTGAAGAAATTTTAGATTTTATAAAAGATAAAGATACTGACTTAATAGCAGTTATTAACTCTCCTGGTGCTTCACTTATAGGAGATGATCTAAATGGAATTTTATATAGAAAAATAAAAGATAAGCCTTATATAAGCATAGAAACAACAGCGTTTTCTCAAAGCTTTTATAAGGGATTTCAAAACAGTTTAATATCACTTTTAAAGAATTTAAACTTAGAAGAATACCATAATAATAATGAAAAAACAGTAAATATAATAGGTGTATCTATATATGATAAGTACTATGAAGGTGATATAAAAGAAATAAAAAGACTTTTAAATCTTTGTAATATAAAAGTCAACTGTGTATTATGTGCTGATACAAACTTTAATACATTAAAAAATATAAATAAAGCTTCTTTAAATATAGTTTTATATCCAGAGCTGGGAATTGACATAGCTGAGTATCTAAAACAAAAATACAGCATCTCGTATTTTTCATTTGATAAAGGTCTTCCTATAGGATTTGATCTTACTGAAGAGTTTATAAAAAGTATTTGTGAAATAATGAATTCTGATTGCACTGATTTTATAACTGAAATTGAAAAAGCAAGAGCCAAATCATATATACATATATCAAGACTTAACTCTCTTACTGGTCTTCCTAAAGGAAGTACTTTTTCTATTGAGTCTACATCATCAAAAGCTTACTCTTATACTAATTTTTTAATAGAATATTTTGGAATGATACCAAATTGTATTAATTTTATTGAAGATGATCCTAATTTATTTAAAAATAATTTAAAATCACTATTAAGAGATTACTCTATTGAAGATGTATTAAATAAAAATATATACGAAACCAAAAGTGATCTTGTATTTTCAAATGGTAATACTATATCTCAGCTCAAGTTAAACAACCATATATTCAGCGGTATAGAAATAGACCTTCCTTCTCTTGGTTATATAGATATTATTCCTAAAACTCATTTAGGTATTAAGGGGAGTCTTCTTTTAGTTGAGCAGGTACTTAACGGAATTAATTTCTAA
- a CDS encoding nitrogenase component 1, with the protein MKEIAIYGKGGIGKSTICANISASLSLNNKNILQIGCDPKHDSTRLLMRGKNITTVLDYIKVTNPLEYNLNDILFKGFNEISCIEAGGPEPGVGCAGRGILTTFELLDRLGIKKNNYDFIMYDVLGDVVCGGFAVPIRKEYADVIYIVTSGEYMSLYAANNILRGIKNFDFDKKRVAGLIFNKRGIKDEDKRIENFSKAVDLPICAVFPRSDEFSLSEKKGITLVENYTSSHIKDKFINLSKTMINNIELHEAKPLSDSKLEEIVLDRKIYESNKTNTEEISEIKETRSEINKNEDVDLKNPNAFLSKNVISKEPLHGCAFNGAITMSVHVKDAVVIGHSPKSCCHISYQSISSAGRRNLFERGSLLPVPISPNLVCSNMDESSMVFGGIDLLKEKIHNIKKYNPKAIIVVSSCPSGIIGDDLTQIENLSLDLPIIHIDADGNLAGDYMQGMIMSYMNIAKSLIKKDVKPIPNTVNIIFEKVVAKNTSKNFETINKMLNTLGITVNCRYLCETSVEKIQNFKSAQLNLLANKDYMGRMMEKFFIKEYNAKFLDVPFPIGFSETKNWLNKVAAFFNKEDLVNNILSVNEKIYKEEIERIKPYLKDKKLMIVTYNHSIDWIIETALSLEMDIVKVGILNFSQDNLFITKFKNRFNVEENYDQNNRLNDIKTLNPDIILSNYTSSNLDKDVFADTIPHCPDVGFFSGLDLAKRWAKLFKLNIKEGWRKDEILFKKYYSR; encoded by the coding sequence ATGAAGGAAATAGCAATATACGGCAAAGGAGGTATTGGAAAATCTACTATATGCGCTAACATTTCAGCCTCACTATCACTTAATAATAAAAATATTCTTCAAATAGGATGCGACCCAAAGCATGATTCTACGAGACTGCTTATGAGAGGAAAAAATATAACTACAGTTCTTGATTATATTAAAGTAACCAACCCACTTGAATATAATTTAAATGATATTTTATTCAAAGGATTTAATGAAATATCATGTATAGAAGCTGGTGGTCCTGAGCCTGGAGTTGGATGTGCAGGAAGAGGAATTTTAACTACTTTCGAGCTTTTAGATAGACTCGGAATCAAGAAAAATAATTATGACTTTATAATGTATGACGTATTAGGAGATGTAGTATGCGGAGGATTTGCAGTTCCAATAAGAAAAGAGTATGCAGATGTTATATACATAGTAACATCAGGTGAATATATGTCCTTATACGCAGCAAACAATATTTTAAGAGGTATAAAGAATTTTGATTTTGATAAAAAAAGAGTTGCAGGACTTATATTTAATAAAAGAGGAATAAAAGATGAAGACAAAAGAATCGAGAATTTTTCAAAAGCAGTAGATTTGCCTATATGTGCAGTATTTCCAAGAAGTGATGAATTCTCTTTATCAGAAAAAAAAGGTATTACTCTAGTAGAAAACTATACTTCTTCACATATAAAAGATAAGTTTATAAATTTATCAAAAACAATGATCAATAATATAGAATTGCATGAAGCTAAGCCTTTAAGTGACTCAAAGCTTGAAGAAATAGTTCTAGATAGAAAAATATATGAATCAAATAAAACAAATACAGAAGAAATATCTGAAATTAAAGAAACAAGATCAGAAATAAATAAAAATGAAGATGTAGATCTTAAAAATCCAAATGCATTCTTATCTAAAAATGTAATATCAAAAGAACCACTTCACGGATGTGCATTCAATGGTGCTATTACAATGTCTGTACATGTAAAAGATGCTGTAGTAATTGGTCATTCTCCAAAAAGCTGCTGCCATATATCATATCAAAGTATTTCTTCAGCAGGAAGAAGAAATTTATTTGAAAGAGGAAGTTTGCTTCCTGTTCCAATATCACCAAATCTAGTATGCTCCAATATGGATGAGAGTAGTATGGTATTTGGAGGTATAGATTTACTAAAAGAAAAAATACATAATATTAAAAAATACAATCCTAAAGCTATAATAGTTGTAAGCTCTTGTCCTTCTGGAATAATAGGAGATGACTTAACTCAAATAGAAAACTTGTCTTTAGATCTTCCTATAATACATATAGACGCAGATGGAAACTTAGCTGGAGATTATATGCAGGGAATGATTATGAGTTACATGAATATAGCTAAATCCTTAATAAAAAAAGATGTCAAACCTATTCCAAATACAGTTAATATAATATTTGAAAAAGTCGTTGCTAAAAATACTTCTAAGAACTTTGAAACAATAAATAAAATGTTAAATACTCTTGGAATTACTGTTAACTGTAGATATCTTTGCGAAACAAGTGTAGAAAAAATACAAAACTTCAAATCAGCTCAGCTTAATCTTCTAGCAAACAAAGATTATATGGGAAGAATGATGGAAAAATTTTTTATAAAAGAATATAATGCAAAATTTCTAGACGTGCCCTTCCCTATAGGGTTTAGTGAAACAAAAAATTGGCTAAATAAAGTTGCTGCATTCTTTAATAAAGAAGATTTAGTCAACAATATCTTATCTGTAAATGAAAAAATATATAAAGAAGAAATAGAGAGAATAAAACCATATCTTAAAGATAAAAAACTTATGATAGTAACCTATAATCATAGTATTGATTGGATAATAGAAACTGCACTTTCTCTTGAAATGGATATAGTTAAAGTTGGTATACTTAACTTTTCTCAAGATAATTTATTTATAACTAAATTTAAAAATAGATTTAATGTCGAAGAGAATTATGATCAAAATAATAGACTAAACGATATAAAAACTCTAAATCCAGATATAATATTGTCTAATTATACTTCTTCAAACTTAGATAAAGATGTTTTTGCAGATACGATTCCTCACTGTCCAGATGTAGGTTTTTTCTCAGGACTTGATTTAGCTAAAAGATGGGCAAAATTATTCAAATTAAACATAAAGGAAGGATGGAGAAAAGATGAAATTTTATTCAAAAAATATTACTCCAGATAG
- a CDS encoding DUF4430 domain-containing protein, whose amino-acid sequence MKMKKFITPVLAASLAFGGFAISANAQDNIANLTLDDGRDFSVVNEIGHVEEIRAIGASADWQTKIEIPDTENIKWTTSDDKIAEVMGAGDIAYVNLVGEGEATITVTYNKKTVTSKIVVERKGEAKNKIANITVGVDENQDGMIQDNEKYIKGGEIELFSLKDELGMSDADVADVLKKDPTALHALLQALEIQNDEEGISDGYDYVKEQIKEGKLSIESEGSYIRVLLGTENNYTKGWQYKINDKKQDRTASIYKLNEGDTVKFEFSKFEW is encoded by the coding sequence ATGAAGATGAAAAAATTTATAACACCAGTTTTAGCAGCATCACTAGCTTTTGGAGGATTTGCAATAAGTGCAAACGCACAAGATAATATTGCAAACCTTACGTTAGACGATGGAAGGGACTTTAGTGTAGTTAATGAGATTGGACATGTTGAAGAAATAAGAGCAATAGGTGCATCAGCAGACTGGCAAACAAAAATAGAAATACCAGATACAGAAAACATTAAATGGACAACTTCAGATGATAAAATAGCAGAAGTAATGGGTGCTGGAGATATAGCATACGTTAATCTTGTTGGAGAAGGAGAAGCTACTATTACAGTTACTTATAATAAAAAAACAGTAACTAGTAAGATTGTAGTAGAGAGAAAAGGAGAAGCTAAAAATAAAATAGCTAATATAACAGTTGGAGTAGATGAAAACCAAGATGGAATGATACAAGATAATGAAAAATATATTAAAGGTGGAGAGATTGAGTTATTTTCATTAAAAGATGAATTAGGAATGAGTGATGCTGATGTTGCTGATGTTTTAAAGAAAGACCCAACAGCATTGCATGCACTACTTCAGGCATTAGAAATACAAAATGATGAAGAAGGTATTTCAGATGGATATGATTATGTAAAAGAACAAATAAAAGAAGGAAAGTTATCAATAGAATCTGAAGGTTCATATATAAGAGTACTATTAGGAACAGAAAATAATTATACAAAAGGATGGCAGTATAAAATCAATGATAAAAAACAAGATAGAACAGCTTCTATATACAAATTAAATGAAGGAGATACTGTTAAATTTGAATTTAGTAAATTTGAATGGTAA
- a CDS encoding prenyltransferase/squalene oxidase repeat-containing protein yields the protein MKKVSRVLSVFVLSFLMVFNLCVFNAEAMASKISREDVLKAGQKTVNYYHENYKRKEYKGILDWPALGLYGFGEDVSSPKWTVNGKNGVYFREEEVKKGIMLSKTKNTDFQRTIIGVCAAGKDPRNFGGMNLVDIEKSTMLPSGHFADSVADNTTGKPVGEDLVNAHIFGIISLHCAGEEIPNKQKCLEWLQNQQHNDGGFTWDVKSYENPKDYELIESGVDMTAAALMAFAILDQDDSNPHVKKALKFIHTKQLDSGGFESWGSENPESCSWVIQAIRMLGQDPLSDEWTNAKGENPVSALLKFQLENGAFTHVLGEDDDLPIYDNAMSTEQALYGLADAYNEKGVYDMLHEKYKVKNNPNMKVLKQEVK from the coding sequence ATGAAAAAAGTTTCTAGAGTTTTAAGTGTATTTGTTTTAAGTTTTTTGATGGTATTTAATTTATGTGTATTTAATGCTGAAGCGATGGCTTCTAAGATTAGCAGGGAGGATGTTTTAAAGGCTGGGCAGAAGACTGTTAATTATTATCATGAAAATTATAAGAGAAAAGAGTATAAGGGAATACTTGATTGGCCAGCACTTGGGCTTTATGGTTTTGGTGAGGATGTAAGTTCTCCTAAGTGGACTGTTAATGGTAAGAATGGAGTATATTTTAGAGAAGAAGAAGTTAAGAAAGGAATAATGCTTTCTAAAACTAAGAATACTGATTTTCAAAGAACAATTATAGGAGTATGTGCAGCTGGAAAAGATCCTAGAAATTTTGGTGGAATGAATTTAGTTGATATTGAAAAGAGCACTATGCTTCCAAGTGGGCATTTTGCAGATTCAGTGGCTGATAATACAACTGGTAAGCCTGTTGGAGAAGATTTAGTTAATGCTCATATATTTGGTATAATATCACTTCACTGTGCAGGAGAGGAAATACCTAATAAGCAAAAATGTCTTGAATGGCTTCAGAATCAACAGCATAATGATGGAGGATTTACTTGGGATGTTAAATCTTATGAGAATCCTAAGGATTATGAATTAATAGAATCTGGTGTTGATATGACAGCAGCAGCACTTATGGCATTTGCAATTTTAGATCAAGATGATTCTAATCCACATGTTAAAAAAGCGCTTAAATTTATTCATACTAAACAGTTAGATAGTGGTGGTTTTGAATCTTGGGGAAGTGAAAATCCTGAGAGTTGTTCGTGGGTAATTCAAGCTATTAGAATGTTAGGTCAAGATCCTTTATCTGATGAGTGGACTAATGCAAAAGGAGAAAATCCTGTAAGTGCACTTCTTAAATTTCAGCTTGAAAATGGAGCATTCACTCATGTATTAGGTGAAGATGACGATCTTCCTATATATGATAATGCAATGTCAACTGAACAAGCACTTTACGGACTTGCAGATGCTTACAACGAAAAGGGAGTATATGATATGCTTCATGAAAAATATAAGGTTAAAAATAATCCTAATATGAAGGTTCTCAAGCAAGAAGTGAAGTAA